A region of Nakaseomyces glabratus chromosome E, complete sequence DNA encodes the following proteins:
- the MDM12 gene encoding ERMES complex subunit MDM12 (CAGL0E02365g~Ortholog(s) have role in aminophospholipid transport, mitochondrial outer membrane translocase complex assembly, mitochondrion inheritance, mitochondrion-endoplasmic reticulum membrane tethering): protein MSFEINWEKLSSDSDLTSNIREGLNGYFQELELPSYVRAIELVDFGFGKIAPNITLREISSPLQDFYDAVNEEYEEDNETSSEMHGRDGQNVGESGEEAVVEKKETDTQFLIEFEYKGDMSLTLTAELVLNYPVERFMTLPLKISISNIGLHSLCLVSYLAKQVFISMLCDVSDPVLDDVDCVLDPNGPVLLANKPLERISIIRSMKIETEIGDRFKDDGSTLRSVGQLEEFIVQKLKDFLRKELAWPSWVNLDFND from the coding sequence ATGTCTTTTGAGATTAATTGGGAGAAGCTTTCATCAGACAGTGATCTGACAAGCAATATTAGGGAAGGATTGAACGGGTACTTCCAAGAACTTGAGTTACCGAGTTACGTAAGGGCAATTGAGCTAGTagattttggttttggtaAGATAGCACCCAATATTACACTCCGGGAAATATCAAGTCCGCTTCAGGATTTTTATGACGCTGTAAATGAGgaatatgaagaagataatgaGACATCATCAGAAATGCACGGAAGAGATGGTCAAAACGTCGGTGAAAGTGGAGAAGAGGCGGTagtagaaaagaaagaaacagaTACCCAATTTCTGATCgaatttgaatataaagGTGATATGTCGCTCACTTTGACGGCAGAGTTGGTGCTAAACTACCCTGTTGAAAGGTTCATGACATTGCCCTTAAAAATTAGTATAAGTAACATTGGTCTTCACTCGCTTTGTCTGGTATCGTACCTAGCTAAACAAGTGTTCATATCCATGTTGTGCGATGTCAGTGACCCGGTTCTAGATGATGTGGATTGTGTTCTTGATCCTAATGGACCTGTACTTTTGGCAAACAAACCATTGGAAAGAATTTCCATCATTAGAAGTATGAAAATAGAAACCGAGATTGGAGATAGATTCAAAGATGATGGCTCAACGCTACGTAGTGTCGGTCAGCTTGAAGAGTTTATAGTtcagaaattgaaagattTTCTGCGAAAAGAGTTGGCTTGGCCCAGTTGGGTAAATTTAGACTTTAATGATTAA